A genomic window from Spiroplasma helicoides includes:
- a CDS encoding DEAD/DEAH box helicase yields the protein MKTQFKLKYTDNLNKKDEWQDIVEGLYGSDCLEVKFTTKQLEIEYDRKDETQIKGIRNVEIILNYTKGVVILKCSVQCSYTNPFGGEVFVFNFRKLDNVEFEKLKGCKKSIEFVHTNPSSIEDTKEFLNDLIDDDNFEFNISQFDEFMEIFHFYKELYNEINNNENYEIKDISEKIKFISVDCKELFENDGSLKDVYTDLITMYDERDMIMGYEAPLNVYSRMPNNIKNKVEEIIIIDIENKKGRYAKLSRAKENIFASNFQNIDSKNSNNIKQLDVMNVIENKSIIEIYVKVDQKNELEYSFINLYDKGQEIKIESIDNSLRLINQGNSSAAINLIEYLIGDETIPNNHINFIASEVTNEYTKNLNESQREAFLKAIDGSPITLIKGPPGTGKTHVINAIVQYITKELKEKVIISSQTHVAIDNVLDKLFENKDPIIPKRITNKINRYSESQLDETLYNTWGQKISNWLEDYENVSIKNNILNDLNNFKGENLLNYTSSSNPDYLVIGATTTTTAISGKKGLEVLKDYNWLIIDEVSKCPITEVLRYLPYVEKIILVGDDYQLAPLLEFNKDEVKHLKSFDEDKFDQLEKIYRESVFSKTIKKAEQSDRLIMLDINYRSCPQIFGAYNIFYDNQLTGYRNGINDKKVYFKNDSYLNNEKDIYFLEPLNGTDTSNPGSTSRFNVQESKAISKVLTEVLEKCDNPNNTTVSIIFPYKDQLKLFINENKPLINKVKKTFKSFEIDTVDAFQGRETDIVLVSTVVTDLTKKTFLEDFRRINVALSRARDKLFLFGSRNLEKLEMKAPNSNKRKYLGEIIGTIKKYEGYLQISVEGEIIDVKGNSSFKFT from the coding sequence ATGAAAACACAATTTAAACTTAAATATACTGATAATTTAAATAAAAAAGATGAATGACAAGATATTGTTGAAGGACTATATGGTTCAGACTGTCTTGAGGTTAAATTTACTACAAAACAATTAGAAATAGAATATGATAGAAAAGATGAAACACAAATAAAAGGAATAAGAAATGTCGAAATAATACTTAATTATACTAAGGGAGTAGTCATTTTGAAGTGTAGTGTTCAGTGCTCGTATACAAATCCTTTTGGTGGAGAAGTATTTGTATTTAATTTCAGAAAGCTAGATAATGTAGAATTTGAAAAATTAAAAGGTTGTAAGAAATCGATTGAATTTGTACACACAAACCCATCAAGCATAGAAGATACAAAAGAATTTTTAAACGATTTAATTGATGATGATAATTTCGAGTTTAATATTTCTCAGTTTGATGAGTTTATGGAAATATTTCATTTTTATAAAGAATTGTACAATGAGATCAATAATAATGAAAACTATGAGATAAAAGATATTTCAGAAAAAATAAAATTTATTTCAGTAGATTGTAAAGAGCTATTTGAGAATGATGGAAGTTTAAAAGATGTATATACAGACTTAATAACTATGTATGATGAGAGAGATATGATAATGGGGTATGAGGCTCCATTAAATGTTTATTCAAGAATGCCAAACAATATTAAAAATAAAGTAGAAGAAATTATAATTATTGATATTGAAAACAAAAAAGGTAGATATGCAAAGCTTTCCAGGGCAAAAGAAAATATATTTGCAAGTAATTTTCAAAATATTGATTCTAAAAACTCCAATAATATCAAACAGTTGGATGTTATGAATGTTATAGAAAACAAAAGTATAATAGAAATTTATGTAAAAGTTGATCAAAAAAATGAATTAGAATATTCATTTATAAATCTTTATGATAAAGGGCAAGAAATAAAAATTGAATCAATTGATAATTCTTTAAGACTGATTAATCAAGGTAATAGTAGTGCAGCAATTAATTTAATTGAGTACTTAATTGGAGATGAAACAATTCCAAATAATCACATAAATTTCATAGCAAGTGAAGTAACAAATGAATATACTAAAAATTTAAATGAATCTCAAAGAGAAGCCTTTTTAAAAGCGATTGATGGTTCACCAATAACTCTTATTAAAGGACCACCAGGTACAGGTAAAACTCATGTAATAAATGCGATTGTTCAATATATTACAAAAGAGTTAAAAGAGAAAGTCATTATTTCATCACAAACTCATGTTGCTATTGATAATGTGCTAGATAAGTTATTTGAAAACAAAGATCCAATAATCCCAAAAAGAATAACAAATAAAATCAATAGATACAGTGAATCACAACTAGATGAAACTTTGTATAATACTTGAGGACAAAAAATATCTAACTGATTAGAAGATTATGAAAACGTTAGTATAAAAAATAATATTTTAAATGATTTAAATAATTTTAAAGGAGAGAACCTTTTAAATTATACAAGCAGCAGCAATCCTGACTACTTAGTAATTGGTGCCACTACAACAACAACAGCAATTTCCGGGAAAAAAGGTTTAGAAGTTTTAAAAGATTATAATTGATTAATTATTGATGAGGTATCAAAATGTCCTATTACAGAAGTTTTAAGATATCTACCATACGTTGAAAAAATAATTTTAGTTGGTGATGACTACCAATTAGCTCCCTTATTAGAATTTAATAAAGATGAGGTAAAGCATTTAAAATCTTTTGATGAAGATAAGTTTGATCAATTAGAAAAAATTTATCGTGAGTCTGTTTTTTCCAAAACTATTAAAAAGGCTGAACAAAGCGATAGGTTGATAATGCTTGATATCAATTATAGATCATGTCCACAAATATTTGGTGCATATAATATATTTTATGATAATCAACTTACTGGTTATAGAAATGGAATTAATGATAAAAAAGTATACTTTAAAAATGATTCTTATTTAAATAACGAAAAAGATATTTATTTTTTAGAACCACTAAATGGGACTGACACTTCTAATCCTGGATCAACTTCTAGATTCAATGTTCAAGAAAGTAAAGCAATTAGTAAAGTTTTAACTGAGGTTTTAGAAAAATGCGATAACCCAAACAATACAACAGTATCAATAATTTTTCCATATAAAGATCAATTAAAGTTATTTATTAATGAAAATAAACCACTAATTAATAAAGTAAAAAAAACTTTTAAAAGTTTTGAAATCGACACAGTTGATGCATTTCAAGGTAGAGAAACAGATATTGTCTTAGTAAGTACTGTAGTTACAGACTTAACTAAAAAAACTTTTTTAGAAGATTTTAGAAGAATTAATGTTGCTTTATCAAGAGCCAGGGATAAGTTATTTTTATTTGGTAGTAGAAATTTAGAAAAGCTTGAAATGAAAGCACCAAACAGTAACAAAAGAAAGTACTTAGGAGAAATAATAGGAACTATAAAAAAATATGAAGGTTACTTGCAAATAAGTGTAGAAGGAGAAATTATAGATGTTAAAGGGAACAGCTCATTTAAATTTACTTAA
- a CDS encoding MurR/RpiR family transcriptional regulator, whose product MKENERKLTYYEQITYDKILKNPSFFIDSSLKDLAKVYNISDASIVRLIKKMGYKSLKNMQMDFYNKLELEKLMSINCEEGEDYSTKFLAKEILAYSIYSIIETNKNLDYKLMNDLGYKFVKSSKILVFGVGNSQITAKYFSTLISKLGLFSTYSDSIHNNLISMQFMTKNDVLVVFSSQLKTKECVKTIQIANKNNICVVLVTTIKELNEYIRADYIVNYSKHSLEYNNFPTFSSNVGQMYVSNILFNIISKKVDYYQAKIKKANILIDDWNK is encoded by the coding sequence ATGAAAGAAAACGAAAGAAAATTAACTTATTATGAACAAATAACATATGACAAAATATTGAAAAACCCAAGTTTTTTTATTGATAGCAGTTTAAAGGATCTTGCTAAGGTTTATAATATTTCAGATGCAAGCATAGTCAGACTAATAAAGAAAATGGGTTATAAATCTTTAAAAAATATGCAAATGGATTTCTACAATAAGCTGGAATTAGAAAAGTTAATGTCAATAAATTGTGAAGAGGGAGAAGATTATTCAACAAAGTTTTTAGCAAAAGAGATTTTGGCATATTCAATTTATTCAATTATAGAAACTAACAAAAATTTAGATTATAAACTAATGAATGATTTAGGTTATAAATTTGTCAAGAGTTCAAAAATTTTGGTATTTGGAGTAGGAAATTCACAAATAACTGCAAAGTATTTCTCAACTTTGATTTCTAAGTTAGGACTTTTTTCTACTTATAGTGATTCTATTCATAACAATTTAATATCTATGCAATTTATGACAAAAAATGATGTTTTAGTTGTTTTTTCTTCTCAATTAAAAACAAAAGAATGTGTTAAAACTATACAAATAGCTAATAAAAATAATATATGTGTGGTGTTGGTGACGACAATAAAAGAATTAAATGAATATATAAGAGCAGACTATATAGTGAACTACAGTAAACATAGTTTGGAGTATAACAATTTTCCAACTTTTTCATCTAATGTGGGTCAAATGTACGTAAGCAATATTCTTTTCAACATAATATCTAAAAAAGTTGATTACTATCAAGCAAAAATTAAAAAAGCAAATATTTTAATTGATGATTGAAATAAATAA
- the rbsK gene encoding ribokinase, with protein sequence MNKKVLVIGSANIDYVYNVDKYPVEGETIVATSFSKFLGGKGANQALAVKIMNADVSFVCKIGEDNDGYEIIENLTNNKVNLPFITKSEKYNTGCAGIVIEKNGNNRIIVHPGANDDFDDKDIEKISQLFAEYEYLLIQLEVNLNFIEKIVDLAYRNDIKVILNPAPFKKISKSIIEKCFLIIPNETEFSKLIGKENIKDIKIIEVEAKNFVKNYKTNLLITLGEKGSLYISEEKSLYKKAISVKAIDTTAAGDTFIGGFIRTISKGGTLSEALDFATFASSITVTRRGAQVSIPSEDEVLDKMKEKPIQ encoded by the coding sequence ATGAATAAAAAAGTTTTAGTAATCGGTAGTGCTAATATTGATTATGTATATAATGTTGATAAGTATCCTGTTGAAGGAGAAACAATTGTGGCAACAAGTTTCTCCAAATTTCTTGGTGGTAAAGGTGCTAACCAAGCATTAGCTGTAAAAATTATGAATGCAGATGTTTCCTTTGTGTGTAAAATTGGGGAAGATAACGACGGTTATGAAATAATTGAAAATTTAACAAATAACAAAGTTAATCTACCATTTATTACTAAATCGGAAAAATATAATACGGGTTGCGCGGGTATAGTTATAGAAAAAAATGGGAACAATAGAATAATAGTTCACCCTGGAGCAAATGATGATTTTGATGATAAAGATATTGAAAAAATATCTCAGCTTTTCGCTGAATATGAATATTTATTAATTCAATTAGAAGTTAATTTAAATTTTATAGAAAAAATCGTAGATTTAGCATATAGAAATGACATAAAAGTAATTCTTAATCCCGCACCCTTCAAAAAAATTAGCAAAAGTATTATTGAAAAATGTTTTTTAATAATACCAAATGAAACTGAGTTTAGTAAATTAATTGGTAAAGAAAACATAAAAGATATTAAAATAATAGAAGTTGAAGCAAAAAATTTTGTAAAAAATTATAAAACAAATCTATTAATAACTTTAGGAGAAAAAGGATCTTTATATATTAGTGAAGAAAAAAGTCTTTATAAAAAAGCAATCTCTGTAAAAGCTATTGATACAACTGCTGCCGGTGACACATTTATTGGAGGTTTTATAAGAACTATTTCTAAGGGTGGAACTTTATCGGAAGCTTTAGACTTTGCAACTTTTGCCTCATCTATAACAGTTACAAGAAGAGGTGCACAAGTCTCTATCCCAAGTGAAGATGAGGTATTAGACAAAATGAAAGAAAAACCAATTCAATAA
- a CDS encoding substrate-binding domain-containing protein, giving the protein MKRLLSVLGIVAISSSAGSSVMACGNSKDSIAIVLSTTANPYFSTMKSVAEAYEKETSYQFKFYDSQDKSDLETSNIENALTAQPKGVIVNPVNAENSSGGKKVIDANLPLVTVDREFDSKIGEGSFVTDNKVEAGKLFDAVTKYKNLGDQKLKVYIIRGVSGADASNKRYAGFVSDHQDKIELVNATNGESNFQNWERDKAKNDVQTNFTTAVKNADVIFAENDEMAMGALAALKEGDDSMKNWLKTGLVVGFDGNTDAKESISKWTNETSDNLFLTIEQNPSLMIKQAIDSVIKILKDGKELAKKYENYTAVSANLIKPQGINE; this is encoded by the coding sequence ATGAAAAGATTATTAAGTGTTTTAGGAATAGTAGCAATTTCGAGTTCAGCTGGGTCAAGTGTAATGGCTTGCGGTAACTCAAAAGATTCAATAGCAATAGTTTTATCAACAACAGCAAACCCATATTTTTCAACAATGAAATCTGTTGCAGAAGCATATGAAAAAGAAACTTCATATCAATTTAAATTTTATGATTCACAAGACAAATCAGACTTAGAAACATCAAATATAGAGAATGCTCTTACAGCCCAACCAAAAGGTGTGATTGTAAATCCAGTAAATGCCGAAAATTCTTCAGGAGGTAAAAAAGTTATAGATGCTAATTTACCATTGGTAACAGTTGATCGTGAGTTTGACAGCAAAATTGGTGAAGGCTCATTTGTTACCGATAATAAGGTAGAGGCCGGAAAATTATTTGATGCTGTTACTAAATATAAAAATTTAGGAGATCAAAAATTAAAAGTATATATTATTAGAGGTGTAAGTGGAGCTGATGCATCAAATAAAAGATATGCGGGATTTGTTAGTGATCATCAAGATAAAATAGAGTTAGTCAATGCAACAAATGGAGAATCAAATTTCCAAAACTGAGAAAGAGATAAAGCTAAAAATGATGTTCAAACAAACTTTACAACCGCAGTAAAAAATGCTGATGTAATTTTTGCAGAAAATGATGAAATGGCAATGGGGGCACTTGCAGCTTTAAAAGAAGGTGATGATAGCATGAAAAACTGACTTAAAACAGGTTTAGTAGTTGGTTTTGATGGTAATACAGATGCTAAAGAATCAATTTCAAAATGAACCAATGAAACAAGCGATAACTTATTTTTAACTATTGAACAAAACCCATCATTAATGATTAAACAAGCAATTGATTCAGTTATTAAAATTTTAAAAGATGGTAAAGAATTAGCTAAAAAATATGAAAATTATACAGCTGTATCAGCAAATCTTATCAAACCACAAGGTATAAATGAATAA
- a CDS encoding ABC transporter permease: MESLKKYNIIDNVIDYSAHVKDMKLKFINDFYDRRVEKKVDKIYELSSYRDIFIESIKKKKDKKINKLVQEKTNLDYKYKNKDIDKSLYESLDLQLNLEKRTIEIENFYKEVIIKKEKKWNVFIDKKRAKYKLIINKINAAREKHCNKVEELLKNQINVIETKSSQILEIENKEFANNAKILQNYKYNKNLIEDKNKLELNKIGPLDYEKKSIFNSDKVDEKTKQLNLISNSKEYKKLRGQINSKFLFDFSTKVKIKDKTISTINSFKLVIFIMIFTIGIGVAQPLFFTTQNWINILSQNAALGCFAIGVTLIILTGGIDLSIGSTLAFSTAIGAKMIVDGNNIWVVLIMIVVFSSASGLISGVLVSYFKLPPFIVTLVLMLVWRGATYIKLENKIIPFESDFLNFLTQYKIFAIPLIVYILFALAIVVGVLMKFSRYGRSIYAMGGNYKAAELSGIKVKPLLLSVYVFGGICMAFGSLIYMARVKVATPTTGNAWELDAIACVVLGGTSLNGGKGGVVQTMIGWFVMSVLTNALVVVGIDSNIQFIIKGVVILIAILSNTKITILNRIYKKTKMYLKI; this comes from the coding sequence ATGGAAAGTTTAAAAAAATATAATATTATAGATAATGTAATTGATTATTCGGCTCATGTCAAAGACATGAAACTAAAGTTTATTAATGATTTTTATGACAGAAGAGTTGAAAAAAAAGTTGATAAAATTTATGAGTTATCAAGTTATAGAGATATATTCATAGAGTCTATAAAAAAGAAAAAAGATAAAAAAATTAATAAGTTAGTTCAAGAAAAAACTAATTTAGATTATAAGTATAAAAATAAGGATATAGATAAAAGTTTATATGAGAGTTTAGATTTACAATTAAATCTTGAAAAAAGAACCATAGAAATAGAAAACTTTTATAAAGAAGTAATAATAAAAAAAGAAAAAAAATGAAATGTTTTTATTGATAAAAAAAGAGCTAAATATAAATTGATAATAAATAAAATTAATGCAGCGCGAGAAAAGCATTGTAATAAAGTAGAAGAGTTATTAAAAAATCAAATTAATGTTATTGAAACTAAAAGTTCCCAAATATTAGAAATTGAGAATAAAGAATTTGCAAATAATGCTAAAATTTTGCAAAACTATAAATACAATAAAAATTTAATAGAAGATAAAAACAAATTAGAACTTAATAAAATAGGTCCGTTGGACTATGAAAAAAAATCAATATTCAATTCTGATAAAGTTGATGAAAAAACTAAGCAACTAAACTTAATATCTAATAGTAAAGAGTATAAAAAACTTAGAGGACAAATAAATTCAAAATTTTTATTTGATTTTAGTACAAAAGTAAAAATTAAAGATAAAACTATTTCAACAATAAACTCCTTTAAATTGGTTATATTTATTATGATTTTTACAATTGGTATTGGTGTTGCACAACCTTTGTTTTTTACAACACAAAACTGAATTAATATTTTAAGTCAAAATGCAGCGCTAGGGTGTTTTGCTATAGGTGTTACATTAATTATATTAACAGGTGGTATCGATCTATCGATTGGTTCAACATTAGCCTTTTCTACGGCGATAGGAGCTAAGATGATAGTTGATGGTAATAACATATGAGTTGTTTTAATAATGATAGTTGTGTTTTCTAGTGCATCAGGTTTAATATCGGGTGTTTTAGTTAGTTACTTCAAATTGCCACCTTTCATTGTAACATTGGTGCTAATGTTGGTTTGAAGAGGTGCAACATATATTAAATTAGAAAATAAAATCATACCTTTTGAAAGTGACTTTTTAAATTTCTTAACTCAATACAAGATATTTGCAATACCATTAATTGTATACATTCTATTTGCTCTTGCAATTGTGGTGGGTGTATTAATGAAATTTAGCAGATATGGTAGATCTATTTATGCGATGGGTGGAAATTACAAAGCAGCAGAACTTTCAGGGATAAAAGTAAAACCACTTCTACTATCGGTTTATGTATTTGGTGGAATATGTATGGCATTTGGTTCACTAATTTACATGGCTCGTGTAAAAGTTGCAACACCAACTACAGGTAATGCGTGAGAATTAGATGCAATTGCATGTGTTGTTCTTGGTGGTACATCACTCAATGGAGGAAAAGGAGGTGTTGTTCAAACAATGATAGGATGGTTTGTAATGTCAGTATTAACAAATGCCTTAGTTGTTGTGGGAATAGATTCAAACATACAATTTATTATAAAAGGTGTTGTAATATTGATAGCAATCTTATCAAATACAAAAATCACTATTTTAAATAGAATATATAAAAAAACTAAAATGTATTTAAAAATATAA
- a CDS encoding sugar ABC transporter ATP-binding protein — translation MKNKEVLINKNLQCGPILKLENIKKNFGKVKALKGVNLNIFKGKVMGILGENGAGKSTLMNILSGVYQMSSGHIYNSKNESITFNNIKEAEKYGVCIIHQEILSFPDMTVIDNVFIGHEKSKLGFVSYKKQKKLLLQTLEEMSLNIPINKLMKDLTIAEQQMVEIAKALIKKSKIIIMDEPTSSLSQKETKVLFKIIEKLKKEDCAILYISHRLEEIPIICDLITIIRDGEFIGEYKVGELSENDLIAKMVGREIEDKFPKKTTCINEKVIFSVKNITSSFLKNISFNLYEGEILGFAGLVGSKRTELFKSLIGLLDKGSGEVLLNDKKISFKSPSDAIKQGFYYVTEDRKSEGLILDESIKTNISLSSLKNLSVFGFVKPSQETQKAKDFIKYFSIKTPSYNQKVSAMSGGNQQKVLLAKAFCSKPKVLIFDEPTRGVDVGSRKEIYDLIYEAKNNGIGVIVISSDLAEVIGLCNRVAVMKDGRIAKIISEDITQENVIKYAL, via the coding sequence ATGAAAAATAAAGAAGTTTTAATCAATAAAAACCTACAATGTGGTCCAATATTAAAATTAGAAAATATTAAAAAAAATTTTGGAAAAGTTAAGGCATTGAAAGGTGTTAACCTAAATATTTTTAAAGGAAAAGTAATGGGAATTTTAGGTGAAAATGGTGCTGGTAAGTCTACATTGATGAATATCCTGAGTGGTGTATATCAAATGTCATCTGGTCACATTTATAATTCAAAAAATGAGAGTATTACGTTTAATAATATTAAGGAAGCTGAAAAATACGGAGTTTGTATAATACATCAAGAAATATTGTCATTTCCAGACATGACTGTGATTGACAACGTATTTATTGGGCACGAAAAAAGTAAATTAGGATTTGTTTCATATAAAAAACAAAAAAAATTATTGTTACAAACACTAGAGGAGATGTCATTAAATATACCAATAAATAAATTGATGAAGGATCTGACAATTGCAGAACAACAAATGGTAGAAATTGCAAAAGCATTAATTAAGAAATCTAAAATAATTATTATGGATGAACCCACATCTTCACTATCTCAAAAAGAGACTAAGGTTTTATTTAAAATTATTGAAAAACTTAAAAAAGAAGATTGTGCTATTTTATATATATCCCATAGACTTGAAGAAATACCTATAATATGTGATTTGATTACAATTATCCGTGATGGCGAATTTATTGGTGAGTATAAAGTTGGTGAACTTAGTGAAAACGATTTAATTGCAAAAATGGTTGGTAGAGAAATTGAAGATAAATTTCCAAAAAAAACTACTTGTATTAACGAAAAAGTGATTTTTTCAGTAAAAAATATAACTAGTAGTTTTTTAAAAAATATTTCGTTCAATCTTTACGAGGGAGAAATACTAGGGTTTGCTGGTCTTGTTGGCTCTAAAAGAACTGAGTTGTTTAAATCATTGATTGGATTATTAGACAAAGGATCTGGTGAAGTGTTATTAAATGATAAAAAAATATCTTTTAAGTCTCCATCAGATGCTATTAAACAAGGTTTTTATTATGTTACTGAGGATAGAAAGTCCGAAGGGTTAATTTTGGATGAGTCAATAAAAACAAATATTAGTTTGTCATCCTTAAAAAATTTATCTGTATTTGGGTTTGTAAAACCTAGTCAAGAGACTCAAAAAGCAAAAGATTTTATAAAATACTTTTCAATAAAAACTCCTTCTTACAATCAAAAAGTTAGCGCTATGTCAGGTGGTAATCAACAAAAAGTATTGCTTGCGAAAGCATTTTGTTCAAAACCTAAGGTTTTAATATTTGATGAACCTACTAGAGGTGTTGATGTAGGAAGTAGAAAAGAAATTTACGATCTAATTTATGAAGCTAAAAATAATGGTATTGGAGTTATTGTAATATCGTCAGATTTGGCTGAAGTTATTGGATTATGTAATAGAGTAGCTGTTATGAAAGATGGAAGAATCGCTAAAATTATTAGTGAAGACATTACGCAAGAAAATGTTATCAAATATGCATTATAG
- the rbsD gene encoding D-ribose pyranase, giving the protein MILMLKSNFINSNILEVVSKMGHFDTICICDAGLPIPKEVVRIDLSYVKGKPPFLDLVNSFAEIFSFQKVILASEIKTENSENLNALKKIIDPNKMEFLPHEDFKKLTKNCVAIIRTGECTKFSNIILESGVNF; this is encoded by the coding sequence AATTTTATAAATTCCAATATTTTAGAAGTTGTTTCAAAAATGGGTCACTTTGATACTATTTGCATTTGTGATGCTGGACTACCTATACCAAAAGAAGTCGTGAGAATAGATTTATCATATGTAAAAGGAAAACCCCCATTTTTAGATTTAGTAAATTCATTTGCAGAAATATTTAGTTTTCAAAAAGTCATTTTGGCAAGTGAAATAAAAACTGAAAATAGCGAGAACCTAAATGCTTTAAAAAAAATTATAGATCCAAACAAAATGGAGTTTTTACCACACGAGGATTTTAAAAAGCTTACAAAAAATTGTGTAGCAATAATAAGAACGGGTGAATGTACAAAATTCTCTAATATTATTTTAGAATCAGGTGTAAATTTTTAA